Proteins from a genomic interval of Nitrospirota bacterium:
- a CDS encoding YfdX family protein translates to MQKRILVFLAAGILMLGPITSGTVFAQVIHEKVTVSPTRTLTAGEESIISSSAVKVLRHIAQARADIHEKDLSHARAELKQALTLIDIIRATLPTAKVKDHIWVAKKHLSYEDTEAVVPDLVPIYASLDEIADIVPVSKAREHINRVRAHLKRGNKKGAKEELELADESLIYSEVDLPVSYTETHIIDAQGFLAKNEPKKADEELKAAEDGVQFVAIDINTPLTKAKKSLWKASRDYLAGDLSATKKDLQEAKASLGKATKNADAKTKVKVSKLLKDVEAIEKEADKGAKAVGKDLKGLYERAKALTLETMNLFEAGGTH, encoded by the coding sequence ATGCAAAAGAGAATCCTGGTATTTCTGGCAGCAGGCATCTTAATGTTAGGTCCGATAACCTCAGGCACTGTATTCGCACAGGTTATCCATGAAAAGGTCACGGTCAGTCCGACCAGAACCCTTACCGCCGGTGAGGAATCGATCATCTCATCCTCAGCGGTCAAGGTCTTGCGGCATATTGCCCAGGCCAGGGCGGATATCCACGAAAAGGACCTGAGTCATGCCAGGGCAGAGCTGAAACAGGCCCTGACCCTGATTGATATCATAAGGGCAACACTACCGACAGCTAAGGTAAAAGACCACATCTGGGTGGCAAAAAAGCATCTCTCCTATGAAGATACGGAGGCCGTTGTCCCGGACCTGGTCCCGATCTATGCCTCTCTGGATGAAATCGCAGATATTGTTCCGGTGAGTAAGGCCAGGGAACATATAAACAGGGTCAGGGCGCATCTGAAGAGGGGAAACAAAAAAGGTGCTAAAGAGGAGCTTGAACTGGCTGATGAGTCCTTAATCTATAGCGAGGTTGACCTGCCGGTCTCTTATACTGAAACGCATATTATAGATGCCCAGGGCTTTCTGGCCAAAAATGAGCCCAAAAAGGCAGACGAGGAATTAAAGGCAGCTGAGGATGGGGTGCAGTTCGTGGCTATTGACATTAACACCCCGTTAACAAAGGCAAAGAAGAGTCTATGGAAAGCCAGCAGGGACTATCTGGCCGGAGACCTGTCTGCCACCAAAAAAGATCTGCAAGAGGCAAAGGCATCTTTAGGGAAAGCAACCAAAAATGCAGATGCAAAAACCAAAGTAAAAGTAAGCAAACTTCTGAAAGATGTTGAGGCCATTGAGAAGGAGGCGGATAAGGGTGCAAAGGCAGTCGGCAAGGACCTGAAAGGTCTCTATGAGCGGGCTAAAGCCCTCACACTGGAGACCATGAACCTGTTTGAGGCTGGAGGAACACACTGA